A genomic stretch from Rhineura floridana isolate rRhiFlo1 chromosome 18, rRhiFlo1.hap2, whole genome shotgun sequence includes:
- the LOC133372564 gene encoding transcription factor HES-5-like has protein sequence MAPSSVVFMDQNGLLTPKEKNKLRKPVVEKMRRDRINNSIEQLKVLLQKEFQRHQPNSKLEKADVLEMTVDYLRQQSQQQAKAMGSVHKDIQVDFREGYSRCLQEAFQFMSVHKVHTETQAKLVSHFQRSQLSMREVISAQSTLKHQSSKNVPALWRPW, from the exons atggcacctTCCAGCGTTGTTTTCATGGATCAAAATGGCCTGCTCACCCctaaagagaaaaataaa CTTAGAAAGCCGGTGGTGGAGAAAATGCGCCGTGACCGCATCAACAACAGCATCGAGCAACTGAAAGTCCTCCTGCAGAAGGAGTTCCAGAGGCATCAGCCTAACTCCAAGCTGGAGAAAGCCGACGTCCTCGAGATGACTGTGGACTACCTGAGGCAGCAAAGCCAGCAGCAGGCAAAAG CAATGGGATCTGTCCACAAAGATATACAGGTGGACTTCAGAGAAGGTTACTCCAGATGCCTGCAGGAAGCCTTCCAGTTCATGTCAGTTCACAAAGTCCACACTGAAACTCAGGCCAAGCTAGTGAGCCACTTCCAAAGGAGCCAGCTGTCCATGCGTGAAGTCATCAGCGCGCAGTCCACACTGAAGCACCAGTCCTCAAAGAACGTACCAGCTCTTTGGAGGCCCTGGTAG